A stretch of the Desulfatiglans anilini DSM 4660 genome encodes the following:
- a CDS encoding undecaprenyl-diphosphate phosphatase, producing MGFFEAALLGVIQGLTEFLPVSSSGHLVVFQHLLGFREPELFLDSALHVGTLLAVCIFFRQDLKEMTRATLRLRMDDPQTRLVAAVLIGSIPTALIGLVFKEPLEALFASVSTVGMMLIMTGIVLTLTGFVSKDHARFSSVPWYAALAVGVAQGLAITPGISRSGATIAAGLFLGLNRELAGRYSFLLAIPAIFGALLLQLGAENLGSTGLLPVAAGFCTAALVGLFALKVLMAVVRQGRLAYFAPYCFALGATILIF from the coding sequence ATGGGGTTTTTTGAAGCTGCGCTATTGGGCGTGATCCAGGGGCTGACGGAATTTCTGCCCGTCAGCAGTTCCGGCCACCTGGTCGTTTTTCAGCATCTATTGGGTTTCAGAGAGCCCGAGCTGTTTCTTGACAGCGCGTTGCACGTTGGGACGCTTCTCGCGGTCTGCATCTTTTTCCGTCAGGACCTGAAGGAAATGACCAGGGCCACCCTGCGGCTCAGGATGGACGACCCGCAGACCAGGCTGGTTGCCGCCGTGCTGATCGGCTCGATTCCGACGGCGCTGATCGGCCTGGTCTTCAAAGAGCCCCTCGAGGCCCTTTTCGCGTCTGTGTCAACCGTTGGAATGATGCTGATCATGACCGGCATCGTATTGACCCTGACCGGTTTCGTCTCGAAAGATCATGCCAGATTTTCTTCTGTCCCCTGGTATGCCGCGCTGGCTGTAGGCGTGGCGCAGGGGCTCGCCATTACACCCGGCATCTCGCGTTCCGGGGCGACCATAGCCGCCGGGCTTTTTCTGGGATTGAACCGTGAACTGGCCGGGCGGTATTCGTTCCTGCTGGCCATTCCCGCCATCTTCGGGGCGCTCCTCCTTCAGTTGGGGGCCGAGAATCTGGGAAGCACAGGTTTGCTGCCTGTTGCGGCCGGTTTCTGTACGGCAGCCCTCGTGGGCCTCTTCGCGCTGAAGGTCTTGATGGCGGTGGTGCGCCAGGGCCGCCTGGCCTATTTTGCACCTTACTGTTTTGCGCTCGGGGCCACGATCCTTATTTTTTGA
- a CDS encoding 6-phosphofructokinase: protein MKMKVGVLSAGGDCPGINSTIHWLVNSALDKDLVPRRGVMFDIVGIIDGWKGLVEIKPEKPESVKQWIMPLNLDNVRTWDRYGGTRLGTTRLNPFDPQKDESAVLMENYQKLGLDALVVIGGFDNLGVAYKLYKQGFKVVGIPKTIDRDLSETEYTLGFDSALNTITSDIDRLRTTAGSHSRIFVVECMGRKAGWLALEGGEASGSAVILIPEHDFLLERVIEILKQQRQSGKRYSIVLVAEGAKPRGMAEIYEKRGRDGFGHTYLGGIGGFIAEEIQKQTDMEVRYVALRHLQRGGPPTAHDRRMGRKFGIAAVDMIVNEDFGRMTSLKHGEITSVPLKKALERLSLVNVEKFYNTKDYKSLDKIL, encoded by the coding sequence ATGAAAATGAAAGTGGGCGTTTTGTCGGCAGGCGGCGACTGCCCGGGAATCAACAGCACCATCCACTGGCTGGTCAACTCCGCCCTGGATAAGGATCTCGTCCCGCGGCGCGGTGTCATGTTCGACATCGTCGGTATCATCGACGGGTGGAAAGGCCTGGTAGAAATCAAACCGGAGAAACCGGAAAGCGTCAAGCAGTGGATCATGCCTCTCAATCTCGACAATGTGCGAACCTGGGATCGCTACGGCGGCACACGCCTCGGAACCACCCGCCTGAATCCTTTCGATCCCCAGAAGGACGAATCCGCCGTGCTGATGGAGAATTATCAGAAGCTCGGCTTGGACGCCCTGGTCGTCATCGGCGGCTTCGACAACCTCGGGGTGGCGTATAAATTGTACAAGCAGGGGTTCAAGGTCGTCGGCATCCCCAAGACCATCGACCGCGACCTCTCCGAGACCGAATACACGCTGGGCTTCGATTCGGCCCTCAACACCATCACCTCCGACATCGACCGGCTCCGCACGACGGCCGGGTCCCACAGCCGGATCTTCGTGGTCGAGTGCATGGGCCGCAAGGCCGGCTGGCTGGCGCTCGAAGGCGGCGAGGCGTCGGGCTCGGCCGTGATTCTCATTCCGGAGCATGACTTCCTCCTGGAACGGGTGATCGAGATCCTCAAACAGCAACGCCAGAGCGGCAAGCGCTACAGCATCGTCCTGGTAGCGGAAGGCGCCAAGCCGCGGGGCATGGCCGAGATCTACGAAAAGCGTGGGAGGGATGGATTCGGGCATACGTATCTCGGGGGCATCGGCGGTTTCATTGCAGAGGAAATTCAGAAGCAGACCGATATGGAGGTGCGCTATGTCGCGCTGCGGCATCTTCAGCGGGGGGGGCCGCCGACGGCGCACGACCGCCGGATGGGCCGCAAATTCGGGATCGCTGCGGTCGACATGATCGTCAACGAGGATTTCGGACGAATGACGAGTTTAAAGCACGGCGAAATCACGAGCGTTCCGCTTAAAAAAGCCCTGGAACGCCTCAGTCTCGTCAACGTCGAGAAATTTTACAACACCAAGGACTACAAGAGCCTCGACAAGATCCTTTAA
- a CDS encoding FAD-binding oxidoreductase codes for MISPRSIETLRNIVGPEHLRLDPSDFEAYATDGTKLRFMPDAVIFPGDTQEVSAILIQADQERFPVIPRGAGTGMSGGALPVAGGLVMSLERFDRILLVDEDNLIAKVEPGVITAHLQAEVEKCGLFYPPDPASSDISTIGGNVAECAGGLRAVKYGVTRDYILGLTAVLPTGEILKTGVETMKGVVGYDLTRLLIGSEGTLAVVTEITVRLMPRPETQRTMIAFFPEVAQAVETVGRIIRRGVLPSTLELMDSRSIACVRDEIALDVPAGTEALLLIEVDGGREEVDRDALRVRQVCEMSGVSRFLAADDRAGAETLWEARRNLSPSLYKLRPHKVSEDIVVPRSRMAELVKFLDAMSRRYGLPIPAFGHAGDGNLHVNIMLDKTDPLECSKAEEIVKALFQKVIAMGGTLSGEHGIGITKAPYLGMEISPAGIALMQRIKKAFDPHGILNPGKMMP; via the coding sequence ATGATTTCCCCCCGTTCCATAGAGACCCTCAGGAACATCGTCGGCCCGGAACATCTCAGACTCGATCCATCGGATTTCGAGGCCTACGCGACCGATGGGACCAAGCTTCGTTTTATGCCGGATGCCGTCATCTTTCCAGGAGACACTCAGGAAGTCTCAGCCATTCTGATCCAGGCCGATCAGGAAAGATTCCCGGTCATCCCCCGTGGAGCGGGCACCGGCATGAGCGGGGGAGCCCTGCCGGTTGCCGGAGGGCTGGTCATGTCGCTGGAACGCTTCGACCGGATCCTGCTGGTCGACGAGGACAATCTGATCGCCAAGGTCGAGCCGGGGGTGATCACGGCCCATCTTCAGGCCGAGGTCGAAAAGTGCGGCCTGTTCTATCCACCCGACCCTGCCAGCAGCGATATATCCACCATCGGCGGGAATGTGGCCGAGTGCGCAGGAGGTCTCCGGGCGGTCAAATACGGCGTCACGAGGGACTATATCCTGGGCCTTACCGCGGTTCTCCCTACCGGCGAGATCCTGAAGACCGGAGTCGAAACGATGAAGGGCGTCGTGGGCTATGACCTCACCCGTCTGTTGATCGGCTCGGAAGGCACGCTGGCAGTGGTGACGGAAATCACGGTGCGGCTGATGCCGCGGCCCGAGACGCAGCGGACGATGATCGCTTTCTTCCCGGAGGTGGCCCAGGCGGTCGAGACCGTGGGGCGGATCATTCGGCGCGGGGTCCTTCCTTCCACCCTTGAATTGATGGACAGCCGGAGCATCGCCTGCGTGCGGGACGAAATCGCCCTGGATGTGCCGGCCGGGACAGAGGCATTGCTGTTGATCGAGGTGGACGGAGGCCGGGAAGAGGTGGACCGGGATGCCTTGCGGGTTCGTCAGGTCTGCGAAATGAGCGGCGTTTCAAGGTTTTTGGCGGCGGATGACCGCGCGGGGGCGGAGACGCTCTGGGAAGCGCGCCGCAACCTCTCCCCTTCCCTTTACAAGCTAAGGCCGCACAAGGTGAGCGAAGACATCGTCGTGCCCCGCAGCCGTATGGCCGAACTCGTGAAGTTCCTGGACGCCATGAGCCGGCGCTACGGCTTGCCGATCCCCGCGTTCGGCCACGCCGGGGACGGTAATCTGCACGTCAATATCATGCTGGACAAGACCGATCCCTTGGAGTGTTCGAAGGCGGAGGAGATTGTCAAGGCCCTTTTCCAAAAAGTCATTGCGATGGGCGGAACCCTGTCCGGGGAGCATGGCATCGGGATTACCAAGGCCCCCTATCTCGGGATGGAGATTAGTCCTGCAGGCATTGCGCTGATGCAGCGGATCAAGAAGGCCTTTGATCCGCATGGCATCCTCAATCCCGGCAAGATGATGCCTTGA
- the recR gene encoding recombination mediator RecR, which translates to MGIYPAPLERLIEHFTRLPGIGQKSATRMALYILRSPRALAEELARSLMDVKEKIRFCSICCNLTDQDPCLICSSPNRHSETVCVVETPGDQMALEESGIYKGRYHVLHGVLAPLDGVGPEQLRIGELLRRFEPEGIREVILATNPTTEGEATASYLGKVIAQKNPGVRISRISLGVPMGGDLKYMDRMTLQHALKSRVSIGS; encoded by the coding sequence ATGGGCATCTACCCTGCACCCCTTGAAAGACTGATCGAACATTTCACGCGGCTACCTGGTATCGGCCAGAAATCCGCCACCCGGATGGCCCTCTACATCCTGCGCAGCCCGAGGGCCTTGGCGGAAGAGCTCGCCCGGAGCCTGATGGACGTGAAGGAGAAGATTCGCTTTTGCTCGATATGCTGCAATCTGACCGATCAGGACCCCTGCCTCATCTGCAGCAGCCCGAATCGTCATTCGGAGACGGTTTGCGTCGTGGAGACCCCCGGCGATCAGATGGCGCTCGAAGAATCCGGGATTTACAAGGGCCGCTATCATGTCCTGCATGGCGTGCTTGCCCCCCTCGACGGCGTTGGGCCGGAGCAACTGCGGATCGGAGAACTTCTCAGACGCTTCGAACCGGAGGGCATCCGTGAGGTGATTCTCGCCACCAATCCCACCACGGAAGGTGAAGCTACGGCATCCTACCTCGGAAAAGTCATTGCGCAGAAAAATCCAGGCGTCAGGATCAGCCGCATATCCCTGGGGGTTCCCATGGGAGGGGACCTGAAATATATGGACCGGATGACCCTGCAGCATGCCTTGAAAAGCCGGGTTTCCATCGGATCATGA
- a CDS encoding YbaB/EbfC family nucleoid-associated protein, with protein MKGIPNMGQLMKQAQQFQAKMAKMQEELGDKTVEASAGGGMVTVTANGRQELVSVRIDREVVDPDDIEMLQDLVLAAVNDALTQAKNMVNEEMGKLTKGLNMPGLPGLF; from the coding sequence ATGAAAGGAATTCCCAATATGGGCCAACTCATGAAGCAGGCCCAGCAGTTTCAGGCCAAGATGGCCAAGATGCAGGAAGAACTCGGCGACAAAACGGTCGAGGCCTCGGCCGGTGGCGGAATGGTGACCGTGACGGCCAACGGCCGCCAGGAACTGGTTTCCGTCAGGATCGATCGGGAGGTCGTTGATCCGGACGACATCGAGATGCTGCAGGATCTCGTTCTGGCCGCTGTCAACGACGCCCTGACGCAGGCGAAGAACATGGTCAACGAAGAGATGGGGAAATTGACCAAAGGGCTGAACATGCCCGGCCTTCCGGGTCTGTTCTGA
- the dnaX gene encoding DNA polymerase III subunit gamma/tau has translation MSYEVLARKWRPQIFQEVVGQEHVTQTLMNAIVTGRLAQAYLFSGARGVGKTSVARIFAKALNCREGEPGVPCNRCRSCLEITDGSSVDVQEIDGASNRGIDEIRELRENIRYMPSSSPYRVYIIDEVHMLTLPAFNALLKTLEEPPPHVKFIFATTEPHKVPVTILSRCQRFDFKRIPLPKIVDHLANVSREEGISISPEALAVIARAAGGSMRDGQSLLDQVVAFTGQAVEDARVVDILGVVDRSLVFETGRALIEGDPGACLRIVDAAYNSGYDIKEFYRTLMEHFRNLMVSLVSSDEGLLEMSASEREETRAQAKKAGQDRVQMILNFLVVREETLRYASSPRLVLETLLVKLCQLGEYLSFEGIIQRLEALEKGLPEGAGTAHDVSAPVNQPVRTAKDLSGVENALVGETKTAGMEAWPQFLRFLSGRNRPMGNILKDWTCRSIGEHEVELVKSRQPFTASYFEDADHVGQLSDHMEAFFRRRLKIRIIDSPDRVLKPDSPPPRSESSSRKRYAHVSPPVQDILNIFEGRIEGDVTTAADAGGVEPETEEEDKT, from the coding sequence ATGTCCTATGAAGTTCTAGCCCGAAAGTGGCGGCCGCAGATTTTTCAGGAGGTCGTGGGTCAGGAGCATGTGACTCAGACCCTGATGAACGCGATCGTAACAGGGCGGCTGGCGCAGGCCTATCTGTTCAGCGGTGCTCGGGGAGTGGGCAAGACCTCGGTGGCACGGATATTCGCCAAGGCGCTCAACTGCCGCGAAGGCGAGCCGGGGGTCCCCTGCAACCGGTGCCGCTCCTGCCTGGAGATCACCGACGGTTCCTCTGTGGACGTGCAGGAAATCGACGGGGCCTCCAACCGTGGCATCGACGAGATCAGGGAATTGAGGGAGAACATCCGCTACATGCCTTCCTCCAGCCCTTACCGCGTCTATATCATCGATGAAGTGCACATGCTCACGCTGCCGGCATTCAACGCTCTCCTCAAAACCCTGGAAGAGCCCCCGCCGCACGTCAAATTCATCTTCGCCACCACTGAACCACACAAGGTTCCGGTGACGATCTTATCGCGGTGCCAGCGCTTCGATTTCAAGCGCATTCCTCTGCCGAAGATCGTGGACCACCTGGCGAATGTGAGCCGGGAGGAAGGGATCTCCATCAGCCCGGAAGCCTTGGCTGTCATTGCGAGGGCAGCCGGCGGCAGCATGCGGGATGGGCAAAGCCTGCTGGATCAGGTCGTCGCGTTTACCGGGCAAGCTGTCGAAGACGCGCGGGTCGTCGATATCCTAGGCGTGGTCGATCGGAGCCTGGTCTTCGAGACGGGCCGGGCCCTGATCGAAGGGGATCCAGGAGCGTGCCTCCGAATCGTCGATGCGGCCTACAACAGCGGCTATGATATCAAGGAATTCTATCGCACCCTCATGGAGCATTTCCGGAACCTGATGGTGAGCCTTGTTTCCTCGGATGAAGGCCTCCTGGAGATGAGTGCGAGCGAGAGGGAGGAGACCCGCGCCCAGGCGAAAAAGGCCGGACAGGACCGGGTTCAAATGATCCTGAACTTCCTGGTCGTGCGGGAAGAGACCCTGCGCTATGCTTCTTCTCCGAGGCTGGTTCTCGAAACTTTGCTGGTCAAGCTGTGCCAGCTTGGGGAATATCTCTCGTTCGAAGGGATCATCCAGCGCCTGGAGGCTTTGGAAAAGGGACTGCCGGAAGGAGCAGGCACGGCGCACGATGTTTCCGCGCCGGTCAACCAGCCTGTTCGAACGGCCAAGGATTTGAGCGGGGTGGAAAACGCCCTCGTCGGAGAAACCAAGACGGCCGGGATGGAAGCCTGGCCGCAGTTTCTGAGGTTCCTTTCCGGCAGGAACCGGCCGATGGGAAACATCCTGAAGGATTGGACCTGCCGCTCCATCGGCGAGCATGAGGTCGAGCTGGTCAAAAGCAGGCAGCCGTTCACGGCGTCTTATTTCGAGGATGCCGATCACGTAGGGCAGCTGTCCGACCATATGGAGGCGTTTTTCAGGCGCCGCCTGAAAATCCGGATCATCGATTCCCCGGACCGGGTGCTCAAACCGGATTCCCCTCCTCCGCGATCGGAATCTTCGAGCCGGAAGCGATATGCCCATGTCTCCCCGCCGGTCCAGGATATCCTCAACATTTTCGAAGGGCGGATCGAGGGCGATGTCACGACAGCGGCGGATGCGGGGGGCGTGGAGCCGGAAACAGAAGAGGAGGACAAGACATGA
- the tadA gene encoding tRNA adenosine(34) deaminase TadA yields the protein MGFDLPFYMHQAIEEAKTGFDEGEVPIGALLVSREGAVLARAHNRTVGLSDPTAHAEILAIREACLVCRNYRLTGALLVVTVEPCPMCMGAVIHARVASLVYGVADPKWGAVDSLYEMASDSRLNHRVDVQGGLMETECRALMQAFFRLRRGKVA from the coding sequence ATGGGTTTTGACCTCCCCTTTTACATGCATCAGGCTATCGAGGAGGCAAAAACCGGTTTCGACGAAGGCGAGGTGCCCATAGGGGCCTTGCTGGTGAGCAGAGAGGGCGCTGTCCTTGCCCGTGCTCACAATCGGACGGTCGGCCTCAGCGATCCGACGGCCCATGCCGAGATCCTGGCTATCCGTGAGGCCTGCCTGGTTTGCCGCAATTACCGTTTGACAGGTGCCCTTCTTGTCGTGACCGTGGAGCCGTGCCCTATGTGCATGGGAGCTGTCATCCATGCCAGGGTGGCCAGCCTCGTTTACGGCGTCGCCGATCCCAAATGGGGGGCGGTCGATTCGCTTTACGAAATGGCCTCTGATTCCAGGCTGAACCATCGTGTGGATGTGCAAGGGGGCCTGATGGAAACGGAGTGCCGGGCGTTGATGCAGGCCTTTTTCAGGCTGCGGAGGGGTAAGGTCGCCTGA
- a CDS encoding HNH endonuclease, translating to MEGRTIEAFYETVSAEDIRREKEKARRLRKTQWWQNRIQKGVCHYCHRQVGREALTMDHIVPLSRGGKSSKGNIVAACKDCNNKKRYFLPIEWDAYLESLKNQPAPQ from the coding sequence ATGGAGGGACGAACGATCGAGGCTTTTTATGAAACCGTGTCCGCGGAAGACATCCGGCGGGAAAAAGAGAAGGCCAGGCGCCTCCGGAAAACCCAGTGGTGGCAGAATCGGATCCAGAAGGGCGTGTGTCATTACTGTCATCGGCAGGTAGGTCGGGAGGCCCTCACCATGGATCATATCGTTCCCTTGAGCCGCGGCGGCAAGAGCAGCAAGGGGAACATCGTCGCCGCCTGTAAAGACTGCAACAACAAGAAGAGATATTTCCTGCCCATAGAATGGGACGCCTACCTGGAATCGCTGAAAAATCAGCCGGCACCCCAATAA
- a CDS encoding SAM hydrolase/SAM-dependent halogenase family protein — translation METSGIITLTTDFGCEDVYVAVMKGVILGIHPGAKLVDITHGIRPGDIRQGARILEEAARFFPPGTIHLAVVDPGVGGARRPLLVCAGSSFLVGPDNGLFWPLIKAVREATVIHLTSHAYFLPEISRTFHGRDIFAPVAGHLACGVDPLELGTLVQDPVRLALPTVKRSEDALEGEVIRVDRFGNLITNIHHQDIRSLGCLPEAKITVGDHTIEGIRETYSSVPRGGMLALLGGSGFLEIAVNQGRASALGGGNGTSEGVPVRVSRPHAGPGDGISG, via the coding sequence GTGGAAACTTCCGGCATCATTACCCTGACGACCGATTTCGGGTGCGAAGATGTCTACGTAGCGGTCATGAAAGGGGTCATCCTCGGAATTCACCCGGGGGCGAAGCTTGTGGACATTACCCATGGAATCCGCCCGGGTGACATCCGTCAGGGAGCGCGGATCCTGGAGGAGGCAGCTCGGTTTTTCCCCCCGGGCACGATTCACCTCGCCGTGGTGGATCCCGGCGTGGGGGGAGCGCGCAGACCGCTGCTGGTATGCGCCGGCTCCAGCTTTCTCGTGGGGCCCGATAACGGGCTCTTCTGGCCTCTGATCAAGGCGGTTCGGGAGGCGACCGTCATTCACCTGACGTCGCACGCGTACTTTCTCCCCGAAATCAGCAGGACCTTTCACGGGAGGGACATCTTCGCCCCCGTGGCAGGGCATCTGGCTTGTGGGGTCGATCCTCTCGAGTTGGGTACCCTCGTCCAGGACCCGGTTCGGCTCGCGTTGCCGACCGTCAAACGTTCGGAAGATGCCCTAGAGGGAGAGGTCATCCGGGTGGACCGTTTCGGGAATCTCATCACCAACATCCATCATCAGGATATCCGTTCGCTGGGTTGTTTGCCCGAGGCGAAGATCACCGTCGGCGACCATACCATCGAGGGGATCAGGGAAACCTACTCCAGTGTTCCGCGCGGTGGGATGCTCGCTCTTCTGGGCGGTTCAGGTTTTCTGGAGATCGCTGTGAATCAGGGCCGGGCCTCCGCGCTCGGGGGTGGAAATGGGACTTCGGAGGGGGTTCCTGTCCGGGTGAGCCGTCCACACGCGGGTCCTGGGGACGGGATCAGCGGCTGA